In the Endozoicomonas sp. SCSIO W0465 genome, AGAACCAGACCGCTATGCAGGTAGTGGCCAAGGTCGCAACCACAGCCGGATCAGTGATTATCCCGAGCCGTGATAATGACCAGGTGAGCATTCAACCCCGATACCCGGCCAGCCCTTGGCACTGGAATACGGCCACGATGGATAAGATCATTCCGGCCAGTATGGTTATTAGTTTGAGCGCCAACTGGCGACCGGAGCAGGCTTATAATGCAGTCTATGTTTCCGGGACTAATGCTGGCGTGGCGGTCAACGTCAAACGAACCGGCTCCAATGGCGATAACCCGGCTCCCGATATTCTGGAAGACTGGCTCACGGAAACGCAGGTCAATACTGAGCGAGGCCGGAATGAGCTGGCTAAGGGTGGCAATCAGAGCATTACCACCATCGAGCTGCCATTGACCGACACCAACACAGCACCCGGGTTAATTGAGCCGGGTATGCTAGTCGAGGTTCAGGATATAACGGGAGACTGGCAAGCCCTTTGTCTGGCGACCAGTATCAGTGCAAGTGGCGTGGGAACCGTTATTCAATCGGTTGACTTAGAGCGCCACTATTAGAATAAATGCCCGGAGGGAGTTTCTCCGGGGCTTTGCGCCTGCTGGATATGGATGAACAACAGTCACATTCAAAAGACTAGCACAGGGATAATTAACAATGGCCACCACGAATATCTGGCAACAGTTTAGGGCTCTGCTTCCTGATGACGTACGGATCGTTGCTACCATTACTGGCAATAATGGCAACGGCACCAGTCAGGCAAAGCTTCGGAATGGTTCGGTTATTACGGTTATGGGGGAGTCTGTGAGCGTTGGAGAGAAGGTGTTTATTCAGAGTGGGGAAGTAAAAGGAGCTGCGCCGAATCTGGCGCAGTACGATGTGGAAGTTTAAGACAAGACAATTCTAATCAAGAAACAGCCATAACCAGGGCAACTTTTCCATTTCTTGTAGCATTATCTTCTGCCTCTGGATCGGGCTTCTTGCTGACCGTAAAGGTAAACCTTTGCCCTACTTTGAAGCGGTCGTCTCTTTGCTCCTTAGTTACATTGGTTTTGCAGAAATAATAATCATGCCCATCATCACCTTCAATAAAACCGAAGTTTCCACACCACCTTTTCATGGTTCCATTTAATGTATTTTCAGTGACTATCTCTGCCTTTTGAGCAAGCGTGATAAAGCACCTGTCACTAGTTTCTTCAGTAATGGATATAATCTCAGGATGATTTTTAACCAGTTTCTTTAAACTGGCAAAGCCATAACTCCTGGGATCGAAGGCAGGGTCAAAGTCTTTTAATGATTTACCTAAATCACCAAGGTAAATTTGTTCATCGTTGGATGAGAAGCTGTTGTATGCCTTGACGAGAAGTTCTTCCAGCGGCATATCAGATTTTGTGGTCTCAAAATCATTTTCATTATTTGCGTCTGGAAGATTATCGTAATAAACATAGCTGTGGCATGCAGCAATTAAGTTTTTAGCGGGTGGCTCTCTGCGCCCAACACCCAGAACATACTTGCCCATTTCTCTGATTCGCTGAGCCAGAAACTGAAAGCCATTGTCAGACGAAGCAATACAGACGGCGTTAATTTCAGGTGTTTTGGTTAGAATTTCCACCGCATCCATGATCAACGCATGGTCTGCAGCATCCTTACCATAGTCAAACTGTTGAATTGGTCTTGCCCCGTTAAGGTGTAAAATCTCCTTCCATGAAGATCGTGCAGGGTTCGTCCAGTCTGCATAGACTCGCTTTACCGCAATACTTCCCAGCCTTTGTACTTCCTTCAAAATCCCGGAAAACTGTTTAGGGCTGCAATTTTCTCCATCAATCAGAACCGCAAAATTTTTTTGGTTGATCACTTACTCTTCCTTAAAGTCGATTGACGGTCACTGTCTGCGCTGCCGGGCATGAATGACGCCAAAGGTTACGGCTAAGTTACCGTTAATGGTTGAATCAGCTAAACTCCCATAAAATCTACGTTGTAGGGGAGTGATATGCAATCTGAACTCTTCCAGAATTTTATTGATTCCATTTCAACATTAACCAGTGAACAGCGAGACATTCTTAACAACTCGCTCCTTAGTACTCAAATAGAGGTTACCGAGGTAGTAGAAACCACTGACTCTGAACCTGTTTACAGTGAATCTATACCCAATAACGATAATGCAACACCTGACGTAGAAAAGAGCATACTTGCCCAATTTGCCGAAAACCCCAGGTGCCCCAAATGCAAAAGCCATAGCGTTGGTCGCTGGGGCATACGAAATGGCCGACAGCGCTACCACTGCAAGACTTGCGACTCAACGTTTAACGCCTTTAGTGGAACGCCTTTGGCAAGGCTCAGGCACCCTGAAAAATGGAACAAGTACCTCGCAGGTATGACTCACTCTATGGTCTTGCGACCAGCTGCTGCTGAGAATGCCATTGACTTGAAAACTGCGTTCCGCTGGCGTCACCGCTTTCTTGAAGTGATTAATAATGATCAAGCAGAAGAGCTTTGTGGCATTACTGAGCTTGATGAAACATTTTTCCGTGAATCCTTCAAAGGGCAAAGAGAAGGCCTTCCACGGCCAACCCGAAAGCGGGGTAATGATCCCAACAAAGCCCGAAAAGTCCCGGTAATGGTGGCTCGGGACCGTAATCGAAATACCGTTGACGGTGTATTAGAAAACGAAAGTGCTAATGAATTGTGCAGGCATTTAAATGGCCGCATATCGATACAGGCCACGGTCTGTGCGGATGCACACCTCGCTCACGAAAAACTTGCTGACAAGCTTGGATTTGTCTTCAAGGAGCTGGTGACATCAGCAGGTCAACATGTTGTTGAAGGCATCTACCACATCCAGACTGTAAATTCTTATCACAGTCATTTAAAACGCTGGATTGGCGGCGTATTCCAAGGGGTTGCAACTCGTTACCTTCCCCATTATCTGGCCTGGAGGCGAGAACTGACGGCAGCAAAAAAATTAACTGTTGGCCGGTTGATCAGCAGAATTACTGAACATTGGTGCTTCCAACCATTAACGGTAACTTAGCCAAAGGTTACCGTTATAAGTATAAGGTAGGGGTAAGTACATCGAAATCAAGGGGGAGCAGGCTACTGTCGGTTAGCTTTTTTTGATCCTGGTCAAACCGAACACGTTTTCAGTACTTCGCAGAATTCGGTTCAGCGGCTTAAATGTCTGCTGAATATTCAGGCGGTTTGCCCTCTCATCAAACCGGTAAATCTGCCGGAAAAGTCCTTCCAGTTCTTTTATCTCCTGATCGGAGATATTGTCCCACACCTCAAAGTATGAGAAGTGCGTCCACTCGCCATCTCGGTTCCGCTTGTGGCTGAACAAGCGCTCTTAGGGTAGACATTAAGCTCAAAAAAGGTTCGTTTCCGGCGGCAGAACCCACCTTGAACAGCCACAATAAAGCTTCGAAACCATTATCAATGGCTGAACAAGATGAGTACTGCAAATAGTAGATTAGTTGAAAAAAACTGTTGACCTGTTTCGACCGGTCAGAACTCCTAAGTATGGCGGAACAGCTTGGTTTTACTATACGACAGCGAGATATCCGTCCTTTGGATTTTATCCTCTCACTGATCGATGCCCTCGCTGGTGATGGAAACTGCGATACCCAGGCGGATCTACACCGTAAATTTAACGAGTTGACGGGGCTGAATGTCTCTTATCGTTCTTGGGCAAATCAAGCTAAAAAGGACGCGCTGCCTACTCTTATCCTGTGGCTATGGGTGCAGTGTCTGGAAATATTTTCCCGCAAAGTCATGGCGTTTGATGAAGACAGTCCATTTTCAGAGTTTGAGCACATTCTGATTCAGGACGGTTCGTCACAAGCTGTCTATGATGCCCTGAAAGAAGCATTTCCCGGCAGGTTCTCAACGGTCAGTCCTGCTGCCGTCGAGCTTCATACGACAATGGATCTTCTCACCAACAACCTGGTGCGGGTGCAGCTGACTGAAGATACCCGTTCAGAAAGAGACTGTCTGCCACCACTGCCAACATCCATGGCCTATATCCTGATGCTAATGGATGCCGGTTATTTTGAGCTGGAACTCTTTGCCGCTATTGATGACAGGGAGGGTTCTTTTATCTGCAAGGCACCTCAGAGTATCAACCCGACGATACTCAGCGCGGTACGGGAGGATGGCAAGAATCTCAATCGCTACAAAGGACAAAAACTGAAGGATGTACTGTCTGGCTTCCCCAAAGACCAGTGCCTCGACCTGGATGTAGAATGGCCGGGATTCAAAGCCTGGCCATTCCGCTTGGTTGTCCGCTGGAATGACAAAAAACAGAAGTGGGTTTTCGTTGTGACCAACCTGAACCGGGTGGAGTTCACCTTGAGTGATGTGCTCCAGGCCTATCGTCTACGGTGGCAGATAGAGCTGATTTTCAAAGAGATCAAATCCTATTCAGGGTGGCATCGTTTTAACACCAAATCAGCGACACTGGTGTTTAGCCTGATTCTGATGTCCTTTGTGGTTGTGACGTTGAAAAGGTACCTTGCCCATGCTGCACAGGCGAACCTCTGTGAAAGTGGGAGCATTGAGGAAATCTCGACGCACAAGGTGATGAAAAGTGGGACTCACCTGTTTGGTAATGTGATTTCATCGTTGATGAATGCAGGAAAGTCATTGGTCTCATGCATTAAAAAGCTACTGGACTTCTGGGGAAATAATGCGAAACGAGAACACCCTGCACGGGATGGTTGTTCAGGGCGTACAAGATTAGGCCTTTGTGCGGTGGGTGGGGCTTAATGTCTACCTTAAGAACAAGCGCTTGCGAAGCTTCCCTTCGCTGGACATGCCTACATAAACTACATTGTAGTGCTTCCCCTGCTTACGATAGAGGGCATAAATACCCCGTATGCCTTTGGGGACAAGCTGCATACTGGTTTTACTCTCATCCAGATCTGTAATGGGGCGATATTCCAAAGCAGACTTAATCAGGCGCATCAGGCTTTTCAAAATTTGCTCATCCTTTGTGAGCCTTGGTTTTTATTGGTAGCGGAAGATTAGATAAAATCTTGATGGATGAGCTTATGATGCAAGGATGGGAGCTGCGCCGAATCTGGCGCAGAATGAAGTGGAAGTGTAAGACGATCAGATCAAGACTGCGGTTTCCCAATCTCGGTTTCTTCATTTCAACATTTAAAGCAAATACAGCCCTATTTAGCCCAGTGAAAGTTAACCATTTTTGCGAACCGCCTATTGCGAACTCTCATGCCGGATAGTGTGGAAAGGGCTTGAGAAAGACCAGCTCTTACCCGATTTATATACCAATTTGCTCAGAGAACTTCAATGTATAAAACTCATCATTCAATTCAGCTCGCCAAAAATCTAAATAGCCTGTTTGACGAAAATATCCCAGGCTCAAGTTGTTAAAGTCGAATAATGATTTATAGCCAATTATAATCGAAGATACGTAATTTCTCAAAAAGTGCTGGAAGCAGGATAATTTCGGTCAGTCGTCTATCCTCTCACCATGGCTTTTCTAGAACACCAGCAGTTACAACCTGAAGATCTACTGAGATTCATCACTCAGCAGCAAGAGCAGATCATTCAGCTCAAAGAGCAGATAGAATTGCTTGAAGCAGAGATTCGTCGTCTAAAAAAACTGCCCGCAAAGCCTGACATCAAACCAAACACCAAACCTCCCGATGATGACACCGGCAGCCCTGATGGAGATCCATCCGCTCCTGAGGGTAACGATGGAGCCAGCCCAGACACCTCGTCAAAGCAGAAGGTTAAGAAGCCCAACGAGAAAACCAGAAAGCAGCGTAAACAGCCCCGAAAGCCATCGGCGGAAAAATCCATACCCATTGCTGCCACTGATGTTCCGGAGGGATCAATCAGGAATGGAACCACCCCTTTTCATGTTCAGGAACTGACAATACAAACATCCAGTATTGAATATCTTTTAGAGCAATGGGTGACACCCGATGGACAAACCATTACGGCCAAACCGCCAGCCAGCCTTCATGGACATCATTACGGGCCAATGCTGCAGGCCTACGTTCTGCACCAGTATCATGGTTGCTCCGTTACCCAGCCAGAACTGCTGGACTGGCTATGGGACATTGGAATCTCTATTTCCAGCGGGGAACTCAGCCAGCTTCTGACGAAAGGACACGAGCAGTTCCATGCTGAGAAAGATGAGCTGTTGACTACAGGTATTCGCTGTTCAAGTTATATCCAGACAGACGACACGGGAACAAGGCATAAGGGGAAGAACGGTTACTGCACCATCATCAATAACGAGTCCTTTGCCTGGTTCGAGAGCACAGACAGCAAAAGCCGGGAAAATTTCGTAAGCCTACTGCACCGCCCATGGTCAACTTACACGTTCACCGACGATGCCTTGATCTATCTGGAAAAACTGGATTACCCCAAAAAGTGGCTACGCGTTCTTAATCCATACAGAGGCGTCACCTTCCTGAGCCATGAAGCCTGGGAAGAATGTATGAAAGACCTGAGACTAACTGGTAGACGGCGCCAGCAGGCCAGTGAAGCCATGATTTATGGCAGCCTGATACAGCATGGAGCAGGACATCTTACCACCTTCAGTGATGGGGCAAGGCAGTTCGACGTTTTCAAACACAGCCAGTGCTGGATACATGCAGAGCGAGGGCTGGCAAAAGTTCATCCGGTCAATGATCAGCAGGCCATGGCTCAGAAATGGCTTCGGACATGGTTCTGGGCCATTTACGATGACCTTAAAGACTTCAAGACAGAGCCAACTGAAAAAAAGGCAATAAAAGTACGACAGGGGTTCCAGGCGCTGATCCAAACCCAAACGTGCAGTGGGCTTCTTCAGGATGCTCTGTCAGGGTTGGCTGTAATCAAGGAAGAGCTATTACTGGTTCTGGATGACCCGAGCTTACCGCTGCACAACAACCTGAGCGAGAGTCAGATACGAGAATATGTTAAACGACGAAAGATCAGTAGTGGGACGCGAAGCGATTTGGGGCGGCAATGTCGCGACACCTTTGCCAGCCTGAAAAAAACGTGTCGCCTGTATGGTCTCTCTTTTTGGGATTATCTGAAAAGCCGACTAATGGGCGATGGGTTATTTCCGAGATTGAGTAACCTGATTGAGGAGGCTTCACGTCATCTTCCGTGTGGTGCTGCCAGCAGTTTTTGAGAAATTACGAAGATACTGAGTTAGAAGCCAGCTTGAATAGGTATAGATTTCTATAATTTTCAGAAAGCTCTGCAAGAAGTGACGCATACAACTCTCTTGATGTCGAGTCCAAGACTTTGTTCAAATGAATAGTATGTTTCACTTCATCTTGAATTTCTTCTACTTCATAGAAATTAGATTTAATAATATCATTCAAAGCTTTTTTACTGGAAATTTTTTCTAGATCATAAACTATTACTTTATCCGCTTGCTCGAGCCTTAGTGTGATTCGATGCTCTTTCTCATATATCCACTCATCACTTTTTTGTTGAAAAATTTCAAATAAAATTCGGTCACAACCTTCAGCACTTATATTTGAATAATCGAAGTCATACATGTCGACTTTATAGCGTGGCTGTTTTCTATATATAACGGGGTAACAGTCACCTCTAAACAGTTCAAACCCTTCTAGGAAATTCGTATTTCTCATTCTAAGTTTGAACAAATTCTCGAAAGGGTGAGATTTATCAAAACAGGATGTGTGAAAACCTAGTATTACGCCTTTGTGTTCGTTTGCATAATGAGACCACATTAGTAAATTATCTTTTGACTCTGTAAGACTAATTACACCTACCTTATGTTTATTCTCATCAATGTACTTTATGAACTCATCACCGGTTTCAAAGTCAAAATTTGAAGCTAACTCTTTGAGGCCTTCAGAGCTGTAAACAGCCTCAAAAGGATCATTTAATGCAGAAAGTTGTGTAGCTCGAATAAAACCATCTTTAAGAATATTTTCAGGGTTTGAAACATATTTATATAACATTCTCATTTATATACACATCACCCTCTATTGAAACATAATGCCTAAATCAGGGACGCCAGAGGCATCGCTTGAATTTATTTGGGTACACTCAGCATGGATATGAACTAATGGCGTGGAAGTCCCCTGTGGGTAAACAGCATTGGATATGGAGCTGAATGAGCCCACCGATGATAACCACTAGCTTAAGGCAATTGCAGTACCGATAGGGGTTGTGTGGAGAAAGCCCTAGTGCAATGCGAGCCGATGAACAGAAATCGCATAAAAGACTGAGTCCAATGAGTGTGCCCAAGATTACAAAACTCTTTGGTTTGAGGGTTACTGTAAATGCGGTGGTTGTGCACTGACGGTTCACACCCTTATCCTGGAAAGAATGACTGTAAAGAAACAAGACCTTGCCAGAATTAGCTGTTTGCTGCCTCTTTGTGCAGTATTTTTTGTTGTGGCACTTCAGCTTTCTTTTCCAGCCTTGAGAGTTGCTGCTCCTGACTATGGAGATCTTTCACTACAACCGTAACACATGATGAAAAAATGGCGATGCACGCAGCTATGACAATACCAATAATTCGATCCTTTCTTTTTTCACTTTGTTCACTGAAGTAGAAGTCAGTTTTTACCATGCAGTGAAATTTTTCAGATTTTAGGTTAGTACTGTTTGTGAATTTAATCCCCTCTATCATTACCTCATGCTTATTCTGCATCATGGCATAAAGAGAGTATGCAATGGTTCGTTCACAATTTTCTGAAATATTCTTATCATCGCTGTATAAGCTTAATTGAATGTATTTATCCTTCATGAGAAAAGACAAAGGATAATAATCTCTATGGTCATTAAATCTTTTTTCAATAAATACATCTATTTCATGAGCTGAAAGCTCCCTGCATTTATGGATTTTCTTTAATATATTAAGTATTGATTTTTTCATAAGATGTTGATGTTTATTAGCGGCTAACCCTCATTGGATCAACTCATCCAAGTGTCTGAGAGCAGATGTATATAATTTGGTTGTGCAAATACCAAGTGCCAAAATATTTAATTATCAATGAAAATATATTGTTGCTCAAAAAGTACCATCAATACCCCCAATCCTCATACCTTACCGGCAAACTATTCAACTCATCCCGATAACCGCGCCAGTTCGGCATATACTGTTCCATCAAAGACTTAAACCGCTTGTTATGAGAAGGCTCCAGCAAATGCACCATCTCATGCACCACAATATATTCCAGACACAATGCCGGTTTTTTTGCCAATTCCAGATTCACCCAAATCCGGCCCGCAGCAGGGTTACAGGTACCCCATTTGGTTTTCATCTGCTTAACACCAAACTCGGCAACCTTCACACCCATCAGTTTTTCGTAGTGTTCAATAATCGGCGGCAGCCGCTCCTTCAGCTTTGCCCGGTACCATTCCCGCAAAATCGCCAGTCGCTTATCCGGGTCTGTGCCGGGGCGCACATAGAGCGTGAT is a window encoding:
- a CDS encoding DUF2971 domain-containing protein; amino-acid sequence: MRMLYKYVSNPENILKDGFIRATQLSALNDPFEAVYSSEGLKELASNFDFETGDEFIKYIDENKHKVGVISLTESKDNLLMWSHYANEHKGVILGFHTSCFDKSHPFENLFKLRMRNTNFLEGFELFRGDCYPVIYRKQPRYKVDMYDFDYSNISAEGCDRILFEIFQQKSDEWIYEKEHRITLRLEQADKVIVYDLEKISSKKALNDIIKSNFYEVEEIQDEVKHTIHLNKVLDSTSRELYASLLAELSENYRNLYLFKLASNSVSS
- a CDS encoding IS4 family transposase, with the protein product MTCFDRSELLSMAEQLGFTIRQRDIRPLDFILSLIDALAGDGNCDTQADLHRKFNELTGLNVSYRSWANQAKKDALPTLILWLWVQCLEIFSRKVMAFDEDSPFSEFEHILIQDGSSQAVYDALKEAFPGRFSTVSPAAVELHTTMDLLTNNLVRVQLTEDTRSERDCLPPLPTSMAYILMLMDAGYFELELFAAIDDREGSFICKAPQSINPTILSAVREDGKNLNRYKGQKLKDVLSGFPKDQCLDLDVEWPGFKAWPFRLVVRWNDKKQKWVFVVTNLNRVEFTLSDVLQAYRLRWQIELIFKEIKSYSGWHRFNTKSATLVFSLILMSFVVVTLKRYLAHAAQANLCESGSIEEISTHKVMKSGTHLFGNVISSLMNAGKSLVSCIKKLLDFWGNNAKREHPARDGCSGRTRLGLCAVGGA
- a CDS encoding transposase gives rise to the protein MAFLEHQQLQPEDLLRFITQQQEQIIQLKEQIELLEAEIRRLKKLPAKPDIKPNTKPPDDDTGSPDGDPSAPEGNDGASPDTSSKQKVKKPNEKTRKQRKQPRKPSAEKSIPIAATDVPEGSIRNGTTPFHVQELTIQTSSIEYLLEQWVTPDGQTITAKPPASLHGHHYGPMLQAYVLHQYHGCSVTQPELLDWLWDIGISISSGELSQLLTKGHEQFHAEKDELLTTGIRCSSYIQTDDTGTRHKGKNGYCTIINNESFAWFESTDSKSRENFVSLLHRPWSTYTFTDDALIYLEKLDYPKKWLRVLNPYRGVTFLSHEAWEECMKDLRLTGRRRQQASEAMIYGSLIQHGAGHLTTFSDGARQFDVFKHSQCWIHAERGLAKVHPVNDQQAMAQKWLRTWFWAIYDDLKDFKTEPTEKKAIKVRQGFQALIQTQTCSGLLQDALSGLAVIKEELLLVLDDPSLPLHNNLSESQIREYVKRRKISSGTRSDLGRQCRDTFASLKKTCRLYGLSFWDYLKSRLMGDGLFPRLSNLIEEASRHLPCGAASSF
- a CDS encoding NYN domain-containing protein, coding for MINQKNFAVLIDGENCSPKQFSGILKEVQRLGSIAVKRVYADWTNPARSSWKEILHLNGARPIQQFDYGKDAADHALIMDAVEILTKTPEINAVCIASSDNGFQFLAQRIREMGKYVLGVGRREPPAKNLIAACHSYVYYDNLPDANNENDFETTKSDMPLEELLVKAYNSFSSNDEQIYLGDLGKSLKDFDPAFDPRSYGFASLKKLVKNHPEIISITEETSDRCFITLAQKAEIVTENTLNGTMKRWCGNFGFIEGDDGHDYYFCKTNVTKEQRDDRFKVGQRFTFTVSKKPDPEAEDNATRNGKVALVMAVS
- a CDS encoding IS1595 family transposase, whose translation is MQSELFQNFIDSISTLTSEQRDILNNSLLSTQIEVTEVVETTDSEPVYSESIPNNDNATPDVEKSILAQFAENPRCPKCKSHSVGRWGIRNGRQRYHCKTCDSTFNAFSGTPLARLRHPEKWNKYLAGMTHSMVLRPAAAENAIDLKTAFRWRHRFLEVINNDQAEELCGITELDETFFRESFKGQREGLPRPTRKRGNDPNKARKVPVMVARDRNRNTVDGVLENESANELCRHLNGRISIQATVCADAHLAHEKLADKLGFVFKELVTSAGQHVVEGIYHIQTVNSYHSHLKRWIGGVFQGVATRYLPHYLAWRRELTAAKKLTVGRLISRITEHWCFQPLTVT
- a CDS encoding M48 family metallopeptidase — protein: MRAYIITKLPWIRKQQQKLQAQVREAPRDMVGGESHYFNGQRYLLEIVERDSPPVVDLGHHTITLYVRPGTDPDKRLAILREWYRAKLKERLPPIIEHYEKLMGVKVAEFGVKQMKTKWGTCNPAAGRIWVNLELAKKPALCLEYIVVHEMVHLLEPSHNKRFKSLMEQYMPNWRGYRDELNSLPVRYEDWGY